A genomic window from Salvia miltiorrhiza cultivar Shanhuang (shh) chromosome 5, IMPLAD_Smil_shh, whole genome shotgun sequence includes:
- the LOC131025227 gene encoding homeobox-leucine zipper protein ATHB-13-like codes for MAFFHSNFMLQIPHQDEHSQPSTSLAPILPPHDFHGVASLLAKRPQTMAFSSGIEEEMHNNNNGGSVGDDDFSDDGSQIGEKKRRLNMEQVKTLEKNFELGNKLEPERKMQLARALGLQPRQIAIWFQNRRARWKTKQLEKDYEILKRQFEAVKAENDALHSHNHKLHAQIVALKNREPTESINLNKETEGSCSNRSENSSENVKLDISRTQAIDSPISGRQLFPPSLRPAAAQQLFHNSKMEHAVKEESLCNMFVGMDDQTGFWPWLEQQQFN; via the exons ATGGCCTTCTTTCACTCCAATTTCATGCTTCAAATCCCTCATCAAGATGAACACAGCCAGCCTTCAACATCTCTAGCCCCAATTCTTCCCCCTCACGATTTTCATG GAGTGGCTTCGCTGCTAGCAAAGAGGCCTCAGACGATGGCGTTCTCGAGCGGCATCGAGGAGGAGATGCACAACAACAACAACGGCGGCAGCGTCGGGGACGACGACTTCTCCGACGACGGGTCGCAGATCGGGGAGAAGAAGCGGCGGCTGAACATGGAGCAGGTGAAAACCCTAGAGAAGAATTTCGAGCTCGGGAACAAGCTCGAGCCCGAGCGCAAAATGCAGCTGGCCCGGGCCCTCGGGCTCCAGCCCCGCCAGATCGCCATCTGGTTCCAGAACAGAAGGGCCCGGTGGAAGACAAAGCAGTTGGAGAAAGACTACGAGATCCTCAAACGACAGTTTGAAGCTGTTAAGGCCGAGAACGACGCTCTCCACTCACACAATCACAAGCTTCACGCTCAG ATAGTGGCCCTAAAGAACAGAGAGCCGACGGAATCCATCAACCTGAACAAGGAAACGGAGGGCTCCTGCAGCAATCGGAGCGAGAACAGCTCGGAGAATGTCAAGCTGGATATCTCGAGGACTCAGGCGATCGACAGCCCGATCTCGGGGCGGCAGCTCTTCCCGCCGTCGCTGAGGCCGGCCGCGGCGCAGCAGCTCTTCCACAACTCGAAAATGGAGCACGCCGTTAAGGAAGAGAGCTTGTGTAATATGTTTGTGGGGATGGATGATCAGACAGGATTCTGGCCGTGGTTAGAGCAGCAGCAGttcaattaa
- the LOC131025231 gene encoding transcription termination factor MTEF1, chloroplastic codes for MQETLHLSSSSSAAAAATPLPLNSPSIPRPKHLQFPPHSSTKAPSIPLPPPPISPAASETSQIQEIILYLDSLGVDSFYCLHTHPPLISTPVSQIKSTVDFLLSLGITVADLRRIFPMCPELLTSSSTAVRATTFLLREARVGAADLRYVVHRRPRLLACSVERQLRPALYFLQGTIGIEDVSRFTFLLSCSVESKFIPRIDYLQKLGFPYRDAILMFRRFPSLFCYSIKENFEPKFDYFVVEMGRELKELVAFPHYFSFSLENRIKPRHRVCVEKGVCLPLPTMLKLSEGRFRAKLEAGRSSSAPVRSSPLWTTSINDDVT; via the coding sequence ATGCAAGAAACTCTCCacctctcctcctcctcctccgccgccgccgccgctacTCCCCTCCCCCTCAATTCCCCTTCAATCCCCCGCCCCAAACACCTCCAATTTCCACCCCATTCCTCCACCAAAGCCCCCAGCATTCCCCTCCCTCCTCCGCCCATTTCTCCGGCCGCATCGGAAACTTCCCAAATCCAAGAAATCATCCTCTACTTGGACTCCCTCGGCGTCGACTCCTTCTACTGCCTCCACACCCACCCGCCGCTAATCTCCACCCCCGTCTCCCAAATCAAATCCACCGTCGACTTCCTCCTCTCCCTCGGCATCACCGTCGCCGACCTCCGCCGCATCTTCCCCATGTGCCCGGAGCTCctcacctcctcctccaccgccgtcCGCGCCACCACCTTCCTCCTCCGCGAGGCCCGCGTGGGCGCCGCCGACCTCCGCTACGTCGTCCACCGCCGCCCCCGCCTCCTCGCCTGCAGCGTGGAGCGGCAGCTCCGCCCCGCTCTCTACTTCCTCCAGGGCACAATCGGCATCGAGGACGTCAGCAGATTCACCTTCCTGCTATCGTGCTCCGTCGAATCGAAGTTTATTCCCCGAATCGATTACCTGCAGAAATTAGGGTTTCCGTACAGGGACGCGATCCTGATGTTCCGGCGCTTCCCGTCGCTCTTCTGCTACAGCATCAAGGAGAATTTCGAGCCCAAATTCGACTATTTTGTGGTGGAGATGGGGAGGGAATTGAAGGAATTGGTGGCGTTTCCGCATTACTTCTCGTTTAGCTTGGAGAATCGGATCAAGCCCAGGCACAGAGTGTGTGTGGAAAAGGGCGTGTGCTTGCCATTGCCGACGATGTTGAAGCTCTCGGAGGGGCGGTTTCGGGCGAAGCTGGAGGCGGGGCGGAGCTCCTCCGCGCCGGTGAGGAGTTCTCCGTTGTGGACGACGAGTATAAATGATGATGTGACATAG
- the LOC131025228 gene encoding transcription factor MYB124-like, with product MKKKEVHCSSSNLDADIGEVLLKKKERHIVSWSQEEDDILREQIRLHGSENWGIIASKFKDKTTRQCRRRWFTYLNSDFKKGGWSPEEDMLLCEAQRIYGNRWTEIAKVVSGRTDNAVKNRFTTLCKKRAKREALVEKNSTTSYVKLNNKRVVFRSGLSSNHGSENAPKKLRGENVDGVEEGSTDKCDFKFARAFLEKDDPKVLALLQQAELLSSLAIKVDAEKTGQSLENAWMVLQDFLEQSKERQQLLKMTDVDADFQVEKLNALAEEIRSCDEGSRSSSPASSEYSTGSTLVPDVPRDERGECEEETAALHQEKLDKHCLSGTSTDEVKNMSTYEDIKGDNEEFSSPTNVTPLFRALAATIPSPKFSESEKHFLMKTLGLESSSQSKVTNPSQPPPPCKRSLLHCL from the exons atgaagaagaaggaggTGCATTGTAGTAGCAGCAATCTTGATGCAGATATTGGTGAGGTGTTGTTGAAAAAGAAGGAAAGACATATAGTTTCTTGGAGTCAAGAG GAAGACGATATTCTGCGCGAGCAAATTCGTTTACATGGCTCTGAAAA TTGGGGAATTATTGCATCAAAATTCAAGGACAAAACGACGAGACAATGTAGGAGGAG ATGGTTCACTTATTTGAATTCCGATTTCAAGAAAGGAGGGTGGTCGCCTGAGGAAGACATGCTCTTGTGCGAG GCGCAGAGGATTTATGGGAACAGATGGACTGAGATAGCAAAGGTGGTTTCAGGCAG GACTGATAACGCTGTGAAGAATCGATTCACCACTCTCTGCAAGAAGAGGGCGAAACGAGAAGCCTTGGTGGAGAAAAACAGCACCACTTCTTATGTCAAGTTGAACAACAAAAGGGTCGTGTTTCGCAGTGGACTCAGCTCAAATCATGGATCTGAAAATGCTCCTAAGAAGTTGAG AGGAGAAAACGTTGATGGCGTTGAGGAGGGTTCGACTGATAAATGCGATTTCAAATTTGCACGAGCGTTTCTTGAGAAGGACGATCCGAAGGTGCTTGCATTGCTGCAGCAAGCAGAGCTGCTGAGCTCTCTTGCAATCAAAGTTGATGCAGAGAAGACAGGTCAGAGCCTTGAAAATGCTTGGATG GTGCTTCAAGATTTTCTGGAACAGAGCAAAGAAAGGCAACAACTGCTTAAGATGACAGATGTTGATGCTGATTTTCAAGTAGAGAAGCTCAATGCGTTGGCGGAGGAGATAAGAAGCTGCGATGAAGGCAGTAGATCATCGTCCCCAGCAAGCTCTGAGTATAGCACAGGATCGACTCTCGTGCCTGATGTGCCACGCGACGAGAGGGGAGAATGTGAGGAAGAAACTGCTGCATTGCATCAAGAAAAGTTGGATAAACATTGTCTTTCTGGGACAAGCACAGATGAAG TGAAAAATATGTCAACATATGAAGACATAAAAGGTGATAATGAAGAATTCAGCTCTCCTACTAATGTGACACCACTATTCAGAGCACTTGCAGCAACAATTCCCAGcccaaaattttcagaaagt GAAAAGCACTTCTTGATGAAAACTCTAGGACTGGAGTCGTCGTCTCAGAGCAAAGTCACGAATCCTTCGCAGCCACCACCACCCTGCAAGAGGTCCCTCCTCCATTGTCTATGA
- the LOC131025230 gene encoding UDP-galactose/UDP-glucose transporter 3-like, whose amino-acid sequence MESRGAGIHRVFLLAFCVAGIWAAYIYQGVLQETVSTKRFGPDKKRFEHLAFLNLAQSVVCLIWSFLMKWLWSNGGDAGAPWWSYWSAGITNTIGPGMGIEALKYISYPAQVLAKSSKMIPVMLMGTLVYGIKYTIPEYVCTLLVAGGVSTFALSKTSSKITSKLAQPNAPIGYGLCFLNLAFDGFTNATQDSITARYPKTSAWNIMLGMNLWGTIYNLIFMFGWPNAIGYNAIDFCRQHPEAAWDILLYCLCGAVGQNFIFLTISRFGSLTNTTITTTRKFVSIVVSSLLSGNPLSQKQWGSVAMVFSGLSYQIYLKWKKLQRMPKKRKSN is encoded by the exons ATGGAGTCTCGCGGCGCCGGAATCCACCGCGTTTTTCTCCTGGCTTTCTGCGTCGCCGGCATTTGGGCGGCTTATATCTACCAAGGGGTTCTTCAGGAAACTGT GTCGACAAAAAGATTTGGTCCTGATAAGAAGAGATTTGAGCATTTGGCGTTCTTGAACCTAGCACAGAGTGTAGTATGTTTGATATGGTCATTTCTAA TGAAATGGCTCTGGTCAAATGGTGGTGATGCTGGAGCTCCATGGTGGAGTTATTGGAGTGCTGGCATTACAAACACGATTGGCCCGGGTATGGGGATTGAAGCGCTTAAGTACATAAGTTACCCCGCCCAG GTGCTGGCTAAATCTTCAAAAATGATTCCAG TCATGTTGATGGGCACATTAGTTTATGGGATTAAATATACAATCCCAGAGTATGTCTGCACATTGCTTGTTGCTGGAGGTGTATCCACATTTGCACTTTCAAAG ACCAGCTCGAAGATAACAAGCAAACTAGCACAACCAAATGCTCCAATTGGATATGGTCTTTGTTTCCTGAACCTTGCTTTTGATGGATTCACAAACGCGACTCAAGATTCAATCACAGCAAG GTACCCGAAGACAAGTGCGTGGAACATAATGCTAGGCATGAACTTATGGGGCACCATCTACAATCTGATATTCATGTTTGGCTGGCCAAACGCCATCGGATACAATGCTATCGATTTCTGCAGGCAGCATCCGGAGGCAGCGTGGGACATCCTACTCTACTGTCTGTGCGGTGCAGTCGGCCAGAACTTCATTTTCCTAACCATAAGCCGATTCGGCTCCTTGACCAACACAACGATCACAACCACCAGAAAATTCGTGAGCATCGTGGTTTCTTCGTTGTTAAGTGGGAATCCCCTCTCCCAGAAACAATGGGGGAGCGTTGCGATGGTCTTCTCCGGATTATCGTACCAGATTTACCTGAAATGGAAGAAGTTGCAGAGAATGccgaagaaaaggaagtccaATTAA